cagtATTTCAGTACAGGAAATCAGGTGAGCTTCTGGTGGACATGGACAAATCCATATAGTGTGTAGAGTCTATTCTAGATATTATGTCTTCTAACGGTGTTCTTCTAAGAAGCATGTCAAGAATTTTAACGGATATGTGTTTTTTAGAGCTTATTCTAGTATAATTTAATGTTTTTacttaataaaatgtattgctGAGATAATTAGTTCatgccagcccaagacttttgcacagtactgcatcTTACATTGTGTTAATAGTTAAATCCGAGACTTCGCTTTCTTTTGTGCATGTTCAGGCAGTTCTGTTTTATGTGTAcgtgtcttttatttttttccagggTGTCCGTCAGCCGCGCCATTAAGCCATTTGCGGAACCTGGGCGACCTCCGGACTGGTTCTCTCAGAAGGTTGGTGACTGTACAAACGTGAAGTGCAGTGCAGTAGTGAGTCAGACTGCAGTAGGGAGAGCTTTGTTGACAGGACATGTTGTTGCGTgacattttttttctgtctctgtcagcACTGCGCGTCCCAGTACTCAGAGCTGCTGGAGAACACAGAGGCCCCAAAGTAAGTCACACTCAGGGTTTACCAGCGCTGGTAGGCGTTATTGGGAACAGTGCTAATACACACAAATGTCTATCTAAGCATGTGACATAAGTCATACATAATAATTAACAGTTGCAGACCTGACACGTGCACCTCATGGGCTTGGAGGTAAATCAGGTTAGGGCCAGAGAGAGACACTGGCCTTACttgggtgtgtgtttttgtacacaGGAGGAAGCGGGGTGAGAAAGGAGAGGTGGTGGAGACAGTGGAAGATGTGATAGTGCGCAGGCTCACTGCAGAACGGAtcgaggagctgaagaagctcaTCAAAGACACTCAGGAAAAGCACAGGTAGTCTTAGTGCACTTATAACATATTACTTACATTGtataaaaaacattataaaaacTACTGTGTTGGTGGTTTTACATGAGAATTTCTGTGTCTGAAAAAGAGGTAACTATTGATTCGTGTTTTTATAACAGCATGGTTATCATTAATTTCTGGAATCCTGGGCATCATCTTTGGCTCCCCTAGATTTAGTATTGCTGGGGAGCTGTGTGGTAGTAAAACTCTTGGTACTCTAGGCAGCACATCAAGTATGAAAGGAAAGCACTGTGGCGTTTACTATAGGCTGTGAAGGTGCTCAGATCAATAATACACTGAAATAGCTGTACAAACATTAAATTTAGAAAGAGatcacagtgtgtgtagtgggaGCTTGTGAAACCAGAGCTGTTAATCTAAAATATCTGTGGTGAAACTGCTAAATTATGGAATTTGGAAAAGCAAGTGacattgtaatatttatttttctgtcatatatattttattataaaataaatacaaggatttttaccagatttcaccagaaaTCAGTAATTCACCATGTCACAATATTGATAAAGGTATCTGTATATCTAGGATTGGAGTAAAATACCAATACAGGAAATATATAAACTTCCTCTAGTAGATCtatcatggaaaatgagaacagtgtgaattttccttttgtattAAGCAGCGAAAATTAAGAATTTCTTTTTGACGTTTTTGATGTGACTATTGCGCATGTGCACATTGTGATATCAGTgctgaaacaatatattgtgcaacTCAAATTAAAATACAGTGATAGTATATCAGTCTGTTATAACAGTATTGTAACTTTATATTGAACTAATATATAAACTATGTAGAATAGTTCCTATTCTGTGTCtctcaaataaacaaataaacgtATGTTCTGTCTAGTCATTGTCCTGACAGATCCAGGTCTCACTCTCCTGCTCTTTGTCTTTAGGAAGCTGAAGAGAGAGGCGGAACTGATCCAAGCAGGCCACCTGGACACCAGATTAGAAGAGTTATGGGGAGAGATTGTACAGTAAGAACCACATGCACGTCCTCAGCACTCCTAAAGTAAAGATCTTTCAAGTATTGTACAACAAGTAGCTAATGGGAACTTGGGACAGATTTGTCTTGCTATGTATGTCTAGCATGTCACTTTGCATACCGTTACTGATGCATCTGTGTCCGCTAGGAGCAGAAAgcaagaagaggaggaggctgagGTGAAGAGAAAGGCGACAGACGCAGCCTATCAGGGTACTGGAGGAAATCTCACCTTCTTACACTGCTCTCATGCTAACATCACACTTATAGTTACATTCACAATGTCCCAGTAGCTCATTGGGTCGACAACAGTTATCCATGTACTTTGTAAGTCTTTATTTTCATACATGGTATCTTTCTTTTTCGGAATGCTGAAATTAGATTGCTAGTTTTTAAAGTCATCAACTAAAGCTCTTTTGCAACAAGAGAGTGTTTTTATTTGATGATATTTTCACGTATCCTAGATATATTCAAAAGACTTTGAATTTTGctattttgttctttttaaatgaacaaatatatatttttaaattatagaTAGATACTAATCATAGTCATTGCCTAACTTATATGCAACCATCATTTTCTGCCAATACAAGTAACCTCTTGGTGCCCACTCTATTGCATACATCGCCTTTTCACACACCTGCCTTTTGTCAAGCCCACAATTCCAGTCTGCAGAGACTCACGTCTCCTGTAATGttaattttttaaatgtgctgaGTGGGCAGGAGCTGATATTGAGTATTAAGTGAACCATTGGTGTTTCTTTGACGATGATGGCTGAGCTGGTTCTCTAGACTTTTACAACCGTGAATCTGAAGCACATTGTCTCTTTTCTCCTGCAGCCAGACAGGCAGTGAGGAACACCCCAAAGCGCTTGTCCGGTGTGACCATGCGTTCGCCATCTGGGGCCGCCTCCCCAGGCCTGGACTTTAACCTAGGAGACTCATCTGAAGATCTGGGCACAGCTGCCCCAGTAAGTTCCTTGCCTTTATGTTCGATCTTGTTGTCCCTTCATTACACCTCTTACACAAGTTCTTCATTTCCACATGCAGGGCGCTGGCTCGGCAGTGTTCACCCCCGTGGCCGAGCTGCCTGGGGCTGGGTTGGTGGAGGTGGGGCTGAGCTCGCTGCTGGAGGACTGTGCAGGTCAGAAGAAGCTGCTAGGTCAGAAAGCCACACCGCCACCCTCACCGCTGCTGTCCGAGCTGCTGAAGAAAGGCAGCCTCCTCTCCACCAGCCCCAGACTGGTCAGCCTCACAAAATAACATATGCcgtgaaaaagtatttgcccctTCCTGATTTTCTCTATTATTGCATGTTTGTAATATTTCATAAAGCCTTTTCAAACTAAAAGCACAGATCCATTGATTTAAAGAGCAAAGTTGTCCAAGATGCAAAACACCTGGGTGAAAAAGTAATGGCTcccttttattaaaatgtaatctaAATCTATTAAAAATATCAGCCTTTCACTTTGTTGTGATGAAATTTGAGGCCACTCGTCTTTGGAAAACTCTGAAATGTAGGTTGTAGATGTGCAATATTATCTCTGTTGGGTTCAAgtcattgaattgaattgactaGATCACGGCAAaattttgtttcttttcatCCTTTAAGATGTGGATTTTCTTTCCTGTTTTGGGTAACCTTCTCACAGCACAGCCCAATTATGGTTCCGCTTCCGTTCATGGACAGCTAACATAGACAGCCTACTTACGAAATCTGTGGTACAGAAAATAATTCATGGTTTATTCAATAATAACAAGCTGTACAGGTCTTAAGGCTGTAAAACACTCAAACAGTGttccactaccaccaccatgtttgccAGTTGGTATGATGTTCCTGTTGTTGTTAAAAGCAGCATTACCCTTAATTACCCCATTACCCAATCAGGTAATGAATAATGAtgaatatcattattatttagatTTAGTACTTATGTAACTAAGGAAATTACTTTGGCGTGTGTGATTTGCATGTTGGTTAACGTTTGCTTCagaaatatatgaaataataattacatttggtACAGACATCAGTGTGTTATAGTGGTAGAGGATTTGGTAAGAATAGCACACTCATGCCAAGTATGTTTCAGGTGGCGGATGGGGAGTCCCCGTCTGGTCAGGTGGCAGCAAGCCAGGAATCACAGCTCACAGCTTCTGCTCTATCTGCCTCCCAGGCAGTGACCGgtacccacacaaacacacctataAGCATACATTTCTGCAGACATATACCTTACGTCCCTTAAGTTTCTTATGAATTCACAATGGTTTCTGGTTTATTAACACTTTCCCTTAATGAACCACCAGCTGAGAGTCCTAAATGACACAAGGAAGTGTTACAGTAATGGCAGGATGCTCATTCTGTCATATGTCACTTAGTTTCTGTGTACACTGTCTGTGAAATGTTTGGGAACCTGTAGCcttttaaatgctttaaaaggtagaaaaataaaataacacttGAAAGGGACCTAGACATACCATAAAACGTCAAACACTGTCCTCCTTCAAAAGTATCGTGACACCTGgtaattcattgttttgtttgaaatTAATAGTATCAAttatccttcttttgttggagtaactgtttctactgtccggggaatgctttctactagaatttggagcaaTACTGTGACGATTTGATTATATTTAGCGACAGaagagttagtgaggtccggatgttgaatgatcacagCCCCAACCTCATCtacaacttcccaactcatcccaaacatactggacagtgaaccatcattccagagaacgcagttccactaCACCAGCTCAGTGCTTGGTGGCTTTAAACCCCTCATTAGGCTTTCGTTAggcatgctgccaataggttcatgtttatctgttccagagagtcctattctattggaagtacttctctacaggaagtagacaagctgtgtgtcattacttaatttaattgttaattaacaacaacaaacattacTTGTCATTACAAACATTTTATCTACCAATACAATCAAGCAACCAACATTTCAAggtatccaaacttttgacaggcacTGTATGCTGCAGTGTGAGGTTCTCTCTCAGCTTAACATCTAGCTTGCTCTCTCTGTATGCTGTTTGTTTGGTGGTCTGCCATGTGTGTGATTGGATTGTGTGGTCTGTGTGATTGGGTTGgaatggtatgtgtgtgtgtgtgtgtgtgtgtgtgcatacatcCCAGGTGCTCCCACGCTGTCTCGTCTGCTGGAAGCTGGCCCCACCCAGTTTCCCTCTCAGCTGGGCTCTTTGGCTCCTGCAGAGTCCGCCTCCCGTGCTGCCCCACCTGCTGCTGTAGCACCTCCTGTGGACACCTCTGCTTCTCTAGATACAGGTGTCTTTCGGCCCCTCTCACTGTCTCGCAAGCCCTTTTCACACCCAGGTTACCTTTACAAGTAATTTTGGCCGTTGCGTTTACTCTGATGCACACGTTTATAAAGACCATAAACTACCCACAGGTCCATTcctaatacatacatacatacatacatacatacattgcAAAATACATTGCCTACATTGCCATCAATGCAAATAAGAtattttctgtgtctctctggaATCATGTTCAAAATTCATCACTCATGAGTTAATGCTAAAACTCTCAACTGCTAAACTAAATAGAACAGATTTGGTCTTATTTGTTGTTGGTAACAAGCATCAGCATATTCACTTTATAGCAAAATCAGACTCCAAATAAATAAGGAATGTCAAAAACTATAGATAATCAAAGAAAGAGAACATCAAGATGACAAACATATCTGTGTGGAACACAGTTCATGTggaacacacacaacaccataCAAAAGCTGTGTTGTTCAGAATGGTACACTTGTTAATTCATTTCCTATTTACTACATAGTATTTTTCTACACAGTGAACTGACTAGACAACGACCAAGAGACTTTTCAGACACCAGTTTGGAAACACTGCTTATTAAAAATGTGACAGAAGTTTTGAAACATACATGATATAGAGTTGATATGGCAGTGGGGAAAGCCCCCCTCTATGGGGAGATTTACCCAAGTGCATTAGCCAGAACAAGTCAAAGCCAAATAATCTAATATATTTATGAAACAGTAATTTGACCTTCAGTTTGGGGTATTTTGGTCTCTACTCATTCATAAAGATgggagcctggtcttgtgtaactggtgttgcaaagatggctgcTGACAGGCTGTGAACAGAATTATCTAGAAGGTCTGACACAAAGCAACAACTTGCTCTTTGTCGGTAGTAGGACACCATTGTATTGCATTATGGTATATGTTAGACATTCTAGTGTACATcatctgtacactacagctgaggACAGGGAAGACCCTGTGACagggagaaaatacatgtaCACACGTAACCCCTCcctgtttatttaattacagtTAAATACAAGTACACATAGAAGTGCATGTGTGAAAGGGGCTTTACTCTTTCCCCCTATTCCTCTTCCTCTAATCCTCCTGCGCACTAGCAGCTCTGGACAGTCAACCAATGCATCTTTTCCTTTGATGATGAGTCAGACTCACCTTGATGCAGCATTTTTGCTTgcacagttgttgttttttttatgatagAATCGTGGTTTCTGCTGGTCCTTCTGCATGCATGTGTACACGTGTTTGTGAGAAAGAAGAGATTGTTTGACTGagtgtatattttttaaattctaAAGCAGGAGAGGATGATAGACACTCAGTCTCAGTGGAGAGTAAAGCATCAATGTTGGAGGAAGAGGACCTGGTCACTGTGTCTTACATGGCAGACGAGCTGGATTTGGAGACAGTAGGAGACATCATAGCCATCATTGAGGACAAGGTGAAGTTTTAATTTCCTTTCTTTTAGTTAAGTAAactgatttattaaaattcTCTAATGCTCAACCTTTTCATCCCTATCTGCTGCATCTCTAGCATACcatcaattattattaaaaacaacaacatttagtTAGCCGCAGTTTAGCTTTGTTGaggagaggtcaacagagaatgaccAGACTTGTTTAAACTAGCAGAACTCAGATGatcactctgtacaattgttgTGAGCAGAAAGGTatctcagaatgcacagcaCATCAAACCAGCAGAAGACAATGTCAGGTTTCACTTTTATCAGCCAAGAGCAGAAAattgaggctgcagtgggcacaggctcagcAAAACTGGGCAGTTGCAGACTGGAAAAACATAGCCTGAtctgatgaatcttgatttctgcCTAGAAGCTCAGATGGTAGGGTctgaatttggcaccaacagcttgAATTCATGGATCCAACCTGCCTAGTGTTCACAGTCCAGACTGGTGGATAGGGTATagtggtgtggggaatgttttcttgacACACTGTGGGCTTGTTAATCATTTTCTGTCTTAAACAGCTTTTTTGAGTATTGTTGTTATACATGCGCATCTCTTCATGACCATAATTTACCAATTTCATGTCGCATGAGGTGGGAAAAAGGAGAGCCTTACCGCTCACCCAGTAAGAGCCAGGCCAAGTATGTTGTCTTAAATTCCTGGCACAGACGTCTGCAGCATTGCCAGAAATTGAACTCAAAATCCTCCAATGAAATGGCCGACATTCAGATAATTGTACCACTCTGGAGCCTCATAAAATTAGTTTTACAAGGAAACTCATTAAAATGATTGTCTGTGCTAATAGACCATATGGCAGAGATGTGGCAGATGCACGTTAGGCTATAAAACACTGGAATATGCTTTAATACATAATACTGATATGTGATCCAATGCATTTTACAACCTCTTTCATATTTATACCATGGTAAGATAAttgttgtatgtgtgtatgtatttatatgtatgtcACCACACAACCAAAGCCCGAAACCAACGTTCCAAAGCTATACTAATAATCTAGGTCGTATTCTTTGTCATTTTGCTGATCTCCCATTTATTTTACTGCAGGGTGATGGGAATGCAGAGGCTCTAGATGCAGCAGCGGTGGAGGcagctctgtctctgtgtgagGACACAGGCCACGCCTTGTCGGGTCACTGGGAGTCCAGCTCCTTTAAGCCTGTGGGTTCTGAGCCACCTAACATTGCTTGTGCAGAATCTCTGATTGTCCCCTCACTGCACCCAGCCCTgcagggaaggagggaaggcgTTGGGGTCAGACACGAGCCCTGTGGCTCCAGTGAGGGCTGTGGGCAGGGTTACCCACTCCCCTCCTCATCCACTTTGTCTTGCCGCCCCTCTGGAGAGTTGGCGCATACTCACATGACAGGAGCTCATTCTGAACCAAAACCAGAGTCAGAACGCCAATGCAAAGAGGGAGGCCAGCATACAGCATCACCACCTGCTGCAGTCAAGAGTGAAAGTGTTGAATGGCCACAGTCCCAGATAGGTAGGTTAAACCTGTAAGTACagcatacagtactgtgcaaaagcaaCATTGTTCACTGGTACACCTCTCTGGGTATATGTCACGTAATTGTTTATCCATAACTGTGCTGCAATAAAGGCATTTTAATTGAATGAAGAGTAATGAGAATATGCACTTTTTAAATTTAGAGAAATGTTGATAACTGATTTAATGAAGTATTTTAAGAAATAGTGCCATTTTAATTAGTTAAAGGAGACTTTGTGTAGTAATTACACATCCTGAATGTCTCCAACACGACATCAACAATAAAATCACAATTTATTTATGgttatttgtgttgtagttttATTCTTTTCACAAACAAAtctttattttatctttttcttaTCTTGCTTTTAGGTTCTCACGCAGACAACAATCCTACTGCCAGACAGCACTCCAAGGTAtaatagaatcagaatcagaatcagaatctctttatttcaccaagtatgttacccatacaaggaatttgtcttggtgagagcaacacgtatgacaagtaacaaagaaacacagaacacagtcttaaactaaaggaaaatgacactaaacaataaatagggtaggggataatttaaaaaaaaaaaagtagaaagtactaaaggtaataaaggtaataaaggtaataaagagctgaagttTCCAGGACATGTGAAGCTGCAGGCAATTTGTATGCACTATAtgggtattgggacacccacttattcattgtgttttttttttttcagaaatggcattataatttttttagaaGGGCATTATAAAAtcttactgtccagggagggcttTCTATTAGCTTTggtgtaaggatttgattgcgttcagctaCAGGTCTAATAAGGTCTAGTAAGCactagtaaggtcaggatgtaggatgatcaccaccccacctcatccccaaatccccaactcattttaaaataatggatggagcaccattaattcagagaacacggttccactgctccacagctcagtgcaggGGGATTTATAACCCTTTAGCCCATgtctggaattaggcatggtgccgaaaggttcatgtttacctgcttcaaagagtcctattctgttggcacttcttctctacaaggactagacaagctatgtgtttgcattcacacatctgtgtcagcaatgggtgcaacttaataactaaatgcattcattagaagggctgtccacagacatttggacatatagttcaTGTATGTATTTAACAGGTGCTGTTTTTGACAGTGGTTTATAGTGGTGGGGGAATGTAGCACTTAGAGTCTTGTCTAAGGTCTCATAgaggctgtttacaccttgcatAAACATAGGTTTCATAATCAATAGTATCTGGATATACTTTGAAcagattctgtttacattgTTCACTAAAACAATGAGAGATTCCACAATGCAGTGGAAAAATAGATGGTTGCAAATACACTGGACTATTAAAAACGCTAAAGAACATTGCCAGCTGTACTCAGTCATCTAATGGTAGTTGTATCTGGCCACAGAAAATGCATTGCGTTTACACTTGTGTTTAAATGTGGTCAAGCTGTACCTCTGACTTCCTGTCAATGTGGTTTAAGTGAGACGATCGTAATCCAATCACAACTTCCTGATTGCGTTTACACCTGTTCTTTCATGTGATCAAGTGAAATCTGAACATGATCTGATCACCAATAACACGTTAAAGCAGAGTGTAAACAGCCTCTTACAGATATGTAAGCTATAGCCAAAATATGGTATTAATATAATTCCTGTCTATACAAGAAATCTAAGCTCCTACATCTCCTATATGGGGGATGTGGTGATAACCACTATGCTATCCAaccttttttttccaatttCAGAAGGAAGtcaaagaggaggaagaagaggatgatgaaGGAGTGAGTGATGCTGAAGAGGGCAGTGTATTGGAGGCAAAGGTGGGTTTGGCAGGTGATGGGGGTGAAGAGTGTGGGGGTGATGAGGAAGGAGAGGGGGTGGAGGGGTATCTTTCTGAGGCGGAGGGGGAAACGGAACTGGAGCCTCCGGCCAGCGAGAGTGAAGACGGCTGCAGCATGCACACGGCTTCCTCCTCCCTACAGCTCCACACCACCGCTGACTCTATCCCCAGCAGCCCCGCCTCCTCCCAGTTGTGAGTGAGCCAAATGCACAGACTCTCGCACACTTGTGGACAGTTGATTATTTGTAAAATAGACACTAATGAAATGTGCATGTTCTTTTTCAGCTCTATAAGCAGTGAGGATCAGGAGGCCATTCAAGCACAGAAGATCTGGAAGAAAGCAATCATGCTGGTGTGGCGGGCAGCAGCCAATCACAGGTCAAATGTCTTTGCAAGCAACAGCAATACCTTGTCCACTATCCAGTTAGATAACAAATGCTTTGGTGTGGAAATTACACATAGGATGTTGGTAGACTTGGTAGTTTGGGTGCAATTAAAATGAGGCTTGGTGCGATTGCTCTGTTAGTGCAGTTAGTTAGAACCTACTTAAattgtgcaaatgtacacacacacagcttgtccagtccctgtagacacgtattgccaatagaataacactctctggagctgataaacattaATCTATTGGCACAATGGCTTATGCCACGTgtgggcattgagctgtggggcagtggaactgtgttctctggaatgatggtgctccatccagtacttttgggataagttggagagttgggggtgaggttgggtggtgactAACAAGGCTTCTGTtattgaatgcagtcaaatcatcacagcaatgctctgaaatctagtgGAAAAACTTTTCTGGACAggagagactgttactccaacaaaagcaggaagaacccttgatttcaggagaaacaatgaatgagcaggtgtcccaatacctttgtccatctagtgtatTTCCAGTGAAACTTTGTCATAAAATCTGTCCATTCAGGTGTGAATTCTAAGCCAacccaaactcaaaaacatcatcatcatgttCTGCTTTGGTCCAAACCAAGGGAACTGAACTACGAGCATAAACCCACCCTTAAACTGACTCAAGCAAAAGAGAACACACACTTCCTTTCTATGAAGTGATCACACCTCTACTGAAAAGCAAGCTTTAGGGCATGTGTTGCCACAGCTGTCAAAGTAACTTTAGCCCTTGGTTCTTTGGTACAGGTATGCTAATGTCTTCCTCCAGCCAGTGACAGATGACATCGCCCCTGGTTACCATAGTATTGTTCACAGGTAAGAAGTCAGGAATTAGTAATTTCTTATTTGCCTCTTTATACCATTGCATAAAATGCATATGTTTTTTCATGAGTTCAGACCATGTCATCAGCGTATGATACAGGAGACTGTAAAAAAGGGAGAAGACTTTGGGCTGAAGTttaggtggcttctgctttgggGTAGAAGGCCAGACCCCCATGTGATACGTAGAGCTAGTCATGAGAGATGTGGCAAATTAAAGGGAGGTGATGGGGTGGTGGGTTTCACAGACTTTGTTGTAAACATGTGAACAAAATAGAGATGAAACTGGTAAGAGGAGGGCCTCAcatatttcataactccactttcTTTGTCATCTTAAAATTTAATTCTGATTTATGAAGTGTTTCATTTTTACTCACTGTTCTgtttaaaaaccttttaaaaatagaCACaaattctctttctctgtctcaggCCCATGGACCTCTCTACCATAAAGAAGAACATTGAAAATGGGCTGATCAGAACCACAGCGGAGTTCCAGCGTGACATCATGCTGATGTTCCAGAATGCGGTAATGTACAACAGCTCAGACCATGATGTCTTCCACATGGCcgtggagatgcagagagacGTGTTGGAGCAGATCCAGCAGTTTCTGGCTACTCAGCTCATCATGCAGACCTCAGAGTCAGGCATCAGCGCCAAAAGCCTGCGCGGTCGAGAGGCCAACCGCAAGCAGGACCCTAATGACAAGGTAAGACAAGCCGTACAAACAGACTCTTTCCGAACACACACATCATTGCAGTCAGAACAGAAGCTGTAACATTAGCAGTAACAGTATAGGAGAGGAAAGTCTGTTAATATAGTGAGAATTTcattcaagtcattttgaatcatttcagcttttcttctgttttctaaaataataatgatagacACCCCATGTGATAAGTGGAGCTAGTCATGAGAGTTATGGCAAATTAAAGGGAGGTGATGGGGTGGTGGGTTGCACAGACTTTGTTGTAAATGTGTGAACAAGATAGAGATAAAACTGGTAAGAGGAGGGCCTCACaaattcagttatttcataactccactttcTTTGTCATCTTAAAATTGAATTCTgatttatgaattattttaaaccttttaaaaatagacacagacacacattacCAGTAACAGTATAGGAGAGGAAAGTCTGTTAATATAGTGAGAATTTcattcaagtcattttgaatCATTTCAGCTCTTCTTCTGTtttctaaaataataatgatagacACCCAGCATGTCAACCTCCCCTTTTACCAGCTAGCTGCCCTGTCTTCAAGTATGCGTCCCAAAGATGGTTCCTCTCAGCTTCAACATGTGTCTTCTCTGGGTAGGGGGGGGTTGAAAATTGTGCTCCAAAAACTTTTGAGAGCACAACTTTTGAGAGCCCAAAACTTTTATTTTGGGCAACGAGATCCTTAAAATGTTTTGACTGGGGGGTGAGTTGGTCTGAATGGATAATCATAGGTCAGCTGGTGGACTGCATAGGTTTAAATTCCTCTGTAGGCATGAATTAAGAAAGGTAAAAATGTAACTCAGATTTCTCCTTggcatttttgtttttgcaagTTTTGGTGTTGTATACATGTGAAAAAATGGAGAAATAGATGAATAGTTATTGTGTTTCTATAACTAACTTGCCCTTTAGTGCATGGCTCTCCACTCTGTGTCTGTGTAAAGGTATGTATGAATGTATAATCATCCTTTCtgacacctgtttgttttcttacaggacAGCGTTCCCATGG
This sequence is a window from Salminus brasiliensis chromosome 18, fSalBra1.hap2, whole genome shotgun sequence. Protein-coding genes within it:
- the brd8a gene encoding bromodomain-containing protein 8 isoform X1; this encodes MTANEHKLLLGPTEPWSIREKLCLASSVMKSGDQNWVSVSRAIKPFAEPGRPPDWFSQKHCASQYSELLENTEAPKRKRGEKGEVVETVEDVIVRRLTAERIEELKKLIKDTQEKHRKLKREAELIQAGHLDTRLEELWGEIVQSRKQEEEEAEVKRKATDAAYQARQAVRNTPKRLSGVTMRSPSGAASPGLDFNLGDSSEDLGTAAPGAGSAVFTPVAELPGAGLVEVGLSSLLEDCAGQKKLLGQKATPPPSPLLSELLKKGSLLSTSPRLVADGESPSGQVAASQESQLTASALSASQAVTGAPTLSRLLEAGPTQFPSQLGSLAPAESASRAAPPAAVAPPVDTSASLDTAGEDDRHSVSVESKASMLEEEDLVTVSYMADELDLETVGDIIAIIEDKGDGNAEALDAAAVEAALSLCEDTGHALSGHWESSSFKPVGSEPPNIACAESLIVPSLHPALQGRREGVGVRHEPCGSSEGCGQGYPLPSSSTLSCRPSGELAHTHMTGAHSEPKPESERQCKEGGQHTASPPAAVKSESVEWPQSQIGSHADNNPTARQHSKKEVKEEEEEDDEGVSDAEEGSVLEAKVGLAGDGGEECGGDEEGEGVEGYLSEAEGETELEPPASESEDGCSMHTASSSLQLHTTADSIPSSPASSQFSISSEDQEAIQAQKIWKKAIMLVWRAAANHRYANVFLQPVTDDIAPGYHSIVHRPMDLSTIKKNIENGLIRTTAEFQRDIMLMFQNAVMYNSSDHDVFHMAVEMQRDVLEQIQQFLATQLIMQTSESGISAKSLRGREANRKQDPNDKDSVPMASPAFLLSLFDGGTRGRRCAIEADLKMKK